In Streptomyces thermolilacinus SPC6, a single genomic region encodes these proteins:
- a CDS encoding acyl-CoA dehydrogenase family protein, with protein MPALSKLPPFDPADPLGLDDLLEPEDLAVRDTVRGWAAERVLPHIAEWYEKGELPVIRELARELGAIGALGMSLEGYGCAGASAVQYGLACLELEAADSGIRSLVSVQGSLAMYAIWKYGSEEQKQRWLPSMAAGETIGCFGLTEPDHGSDPAALRTYAKRDGTDWVLNGRKMWITNGSVAGVAVVWAQTDEGMRGFAVPTGTPGFSAPEIRHKWSLRASVTSELVMDDVRLPADAVLPGVTGLKGPLSCLSHARYGIVWGAMGAARASFETALEYARTREQFGRPIGGFQLTQAKLADMAVELHKGILLAHHLGRRMDAGRLRAEQVSFGKLNNVREAIEICRTARTILGANGISLEYPVMRHATNLESVLTYEGTVEMHQLVLGKALTGLDAFR; from the coding sequence ATGCCCGCACTCTCGAAGCTCCCGCCGTTCGACCCGGCCGACCCGCTCGGCCTCGACGACCTGCTCGAACCCGAGGACCTCGCCGTCCGCGACACGGTGCGCGGCTGGGCCGCCGAGCGGGTGCTGCCGCACATCGCGGAGTGGTACGAGAAGGGCGAGCTGCCCGTCATCCGCGAGCTGGCCCGGGAGCTGGGCGCGATCGGCGCGCTCGGCATGTCCCTGGAGGGGTACGGCTGCGCCGGGGCGAGCGCCGTCCAGTACGGGCTGGCCTGCCTGGAGCTGGAGGCCGCGGACTCCGGCATCCGCTCCCTGGTCTCCGTGCAGGGCTCCCTCGCCATGTACGCGATCTGGAAGTACGGCTCCGAGGAGCAGAAGCAGCGGTGGCTGCCCTCCATGGCGGCGGGCGAGACGATCGGCTGCTTCGGCCTGACCGAGCCGGACCACGGCTCCGACCCGGCCGCCCTGCGCACGTACGCCAAGCGCGACGGCACGGACTGGGTGCTCAACGGGCGCAAGATGTGGATCACCAACGGCTCGGTCGCCGGGGTCGCCGTCGTCTGGGCGCAGACCGACGAGGGGATGCGCGGCTTCGCCGTGCCGACCGGCACGCCGGGCTTCTCCGCGCCGGAGATCCGCCACAAGTGGTCGCTGCGCGCCAGCGTGACCAGCGAGCTGGTGATGGACGACGTGCGGCTGCCCGCCGACGCGGTGCTGCCGGGCGTGACGGGTCTGAAGGGGCCGCTCAGCTGTCTGTCGCACGCCCGGTACGGGATCGTGTGGGGCGCCATGGGCGCGGCGCGCGCCTCGTTCGAGACGGCCCTCGAATACGCGCGGACGCGGGAGCAGTTCGGGCGGCCCATCGGTGGTTTCCAGCTCACCCAGGCCAAGCTCGCCGACATGGCGGTGGAGCTGCACAAGGGCATCCTGCTCGCCCATCATCTGGGGCGGCGGATGGACGCGGGGCGGCTGCGGGCCGAGCAGGTCAGCTTCGGCAAGCTGAACAACGTACGGGAGGCGATCGAGATCTGCCGCACGGCCCGGACGATCCTCGGCGCCAACGGGATCTCCCTGGAGTACCCCGTGATGCGGCACGCCACGAACCTGGAGTCGGTGCTCACCTACGAGGGCACCGTCGAGATGCACCAGCTGGTGCTGGGCAAGGCGCTCACCGGTCTCGACGCCTTCCGGTGA
- a CDS encoding cell division protein SepF, with product MGSVRKASAWLGLVEDNDERYYDDEYAETAENGDAWVTDPRVRVASESAREEGRRIATVSPDGFRDARTIGELFRDGVPVIMNLTAMEPDDAKRVVDFAAGLTFGLRGSIERVATRVFLLTPADTQIVTGEPGGRDHDGFFNQS from the coding sequence ATGGGATCGGTGCGCAAGGCGAGTGCCTGGCTGGGACTCGTCGAGGACAACGACGAGCGCTACTACGACGACGAGTACGCCGAGACTGCCGAGAACGGCGACGCCTGGGTGACCGACCCCCGGGTGCGGGTCGCCTCCGAGAGCGCCCGGGAGGAGGGCCGCCGGATCGCCACGGTGTCGCCGGACGGCTTCCGCGACGCCCGCACGATCGGCGAGCTGTTCCGGGACGGCGTTCCGGTCATCATGAACCTCACCGCCATGGAGCCCGACGACGCCAAGCGCGTGGTCGACTTCGCGGCCGGCCTGACCTTCGGCCTGCGCGGCTCCATCGAGCGGGTGGCCACCCGGGTCTTCCTGCTGACGCCCGCGGACACGCAGATCGTCACCGGGGAACCGGGGGGCCGCGACCACGACGGCTTCTTCAACCAGAGCTAG
- a CDS encoding phosphatase PAP2 family protein: MRTDIFARLDREPEPPKIEIPRMSRTRLALFGGTSVFYLAIVVAVLASTWLVLIDWKVMLFRPYQQWPELHAPLDYFVVLGQRGPTAVMVAAWLGWRSWRQHTLRPLLVLGTALLLLNVTVGAVKIGLGRLGPHYATQIGSAELFAGGDIFPSGHTANAVVTWGILSYLATTPRARRYLSALSAVVALGVGLTTVYLGTHWLSDVLLGWAAGLLILLGLPWCEPLIGHAEVAILSARDRLRDRLREGRRGRASAPALPVAPVATGGLLPAMQPQRAAEGLEEPVRETAAGAGASGAGAHASSIRTTLSQPRTHAVLRSERTPVTPAGSRRPPRSRPATGG, encoded by the coding sequence GTGCGTACCGACATCTTTGCCCGACTGGACCGGGAGCCGGAACCGCCGAAGATAGAGATCCCGCGGATGAGCCGCACGCGTCTCGCCCTCTTCGGCGGGACGTCCGTGTTCTATCTGGCCATCGTCGTGGCCGTGCTCGCGTCGACCTGGCTGGTGCTCATCGACTGGAAGGTCATGCTGTTCCGGCCGTACCAGCAGTGGCCGGAGCTGCACGCGCCGCTCGACTACTTCGTGGTGCTCGGCCAGCGGGGCCCGACGGCGGTGATGGTGGCGGCCTGGCTCGGCTGGCGGTCGTGGCGGCAGCACACCCTGCGCCCGCTGCTCGTACTGGGCACGGCGCTGCTGCTGCTGAACGTCACGGTGGGTGCCGTGAAGATCGGCCTGGGCCGGCTCGGCCCGCATTACGCGACACAGATCGGCTCGGCCGAGCTGTTCGCGGGCGGCGATATATTCCCGTCCGGGCACACCGCGAATGCCGTGGTGACCTGGGGCATCCTCTCCTATCTGGCCACCACTCCGCGGGCGCGCCGCTATCTGTCGGCGCTTTCCGCCGTGGTCGCCCTGGGGGTCGGTCTCACCACCGTCTATCTCGGTACGCACTGGCTGAGCGATGTGCTGCTGGGCTGGGCCGCCGGTCTGCTGATCCTGCTGGGCCTGCCGTGGTGCGAGCCGCTGATCGGGCACGCCGAGGTCGCGATCCTGTCGGCAAGGGACCGGCTGCGCGACCGGCTGCGGGAGGGCCGTCGCGGCCGTGCCTCCGCGCCCGCGCTGCCGGTGGCGCCGGTCGCCACGGGCGGGCTGCTGCCGGCCATGCAGCCGCAGCGGGCCGCCGAGGGCCTGGAGGAGCCGGTGCGCGAGACGGCGGCGGGCGCCGGGGCGTCCGGTGCCGGGGCGCACGCGTCGAGCATCCGCACGACGCTGTCCCAGCCCCGTACGCACGCGGTGCTGCGGTCCGAGCGGACGCCGGTCACCCCGGCGGGCAGCCGCAGACCGCCGCGTTCCCGCCCGGCGACGGGCGGCTGA
- a CDS encoding MFS transporter, with protein sequence MSGTTTAEARPRAAGGGANRWVVLFVLCVSLLLVALDATVLHVAVPAVTEDLRPSSTALLWIVDAYPLVCASLLILFGTLGDRVGRRRVLLGGYTLFGVASAVAAMADTPTVLIAARVLLGVGGAMIMPATLSILRAVFPDRRERATAIGIWTAVAAIGAATGPVLGGFLVEHFWWGSVFLINIPLMALILPAGRWLLPESRGSGDGPWDVLGALMAAAGVLGVVLGVKRTGAGDPFLSAATLGPLLVGAALLALFVRRQRRHTHPLIDMRLFSRAGFTTSVGCIVLAMLALVGLQLIAVQYLQLVLDLGPMETGLRLLPLTFAAMAAGATGSYTLARLGPRRMVSGGFVLTAGSVLLLVLMGEHDRPLLLTVGFVLLGFGLQTTLFAAYESMLSEAPAESAGGAAAIGETSYQLGAGMGIALLGSVMNAAYAPGLTGVPGVPAGASAAAANSLGEAYQVAERLGGEAGEALYRAARHAFVHGLHVTLVVSAALLLAGAVMALRLPRVMDPQTADPDDLGPTGPGPEDGGGSDGAAGGGGTEVRTGPGGIAVPVPREVRDAPDTSEAHGVSRGAVRHAPAEPAGSGRTAH encoded by the coding sequence ATGTCGGGAACGACCACGGCCGAAGCGCGTCCGCGCGCAGCCGGCGGCGGTGCCAACCGCTGGGTCGTCCTGTTCGTCCTCTGTGTGAGCCTGCTGCTGGTCGCCCTGGACGCGACCGTCCTCCACGTCGCCGTCCCCGCGGTCACCGAGGACCTCAGGCCCAGCTCCACCGCCCTGCTCTGGATCGTCGACGCCTACCCCCTCGTCTGCGCCTCGCTGCTGATCCTCTTCGGCACGCTCGGCGACCGGGTGGGGAGACGGCGTGTCCTCCTCGGCGGCTACACGCTGTTCGGCGTGGCGTCCGCCGTCGCCGCGATGGCCGACACGCCGACGGTCCTCATCGCCGCCCGGGTGCTGCTCGGTGTCGGCGGCGCGATGATCATGCCGGCCACGCTGTCCATCCTCCGCGCCGTCTTCCCCGACCGGCGCGAACGGGCCACGGCCATCGGCATCTGGACGGCCGTCGCCGCGATCGGCGCCGCCACCGGGCCCGTACTCGGCGGGTTCCTGGTCGAGCACTTCTGGTGGGGCTCGGTCTTCCTGATCAACATTCCGCTGATGGCGCTGATCCTCCCGGCCGGCCGCTGGCTGCTGCCCGAGTCGCGGGGCAGCGGCGACGGCCCCTGGGACGTGCTAGGGGCGCTGATGGCCGCCGCCGGTGTCCTCGGCGTGGTCCTCGGCGTCAAGCGGACCGGCGCGGGCGACCCCTTCCTCAGCGCCGCCACCCTCGGCCCGCTCCTCGTCGGCGCCGCGCTGCTCGCCCTCTTCGTGCGGCGGCAGCGGCGCCACACCCACCCGCTGATCGACATGCGGCTGTTCTCGCGGGCCGGGTTCACCACGTCCGTCGGCTGCATCGTCCTCGCCATGCTGGCGCTGGTCGGCCTCCAGCTGATCGCCGTCCAGTACCTCCAGCTGGTCCTGGACCTGGGGCCGATGGAGACCGGGCTGCGGCTGCTGCCGCTGACCTTCGCCGCGATGGCGGCCGGCGCCACCGGCTCGTACACGCTCGCCCGGCTCGGCCCGCGCCGGATGGTCTCCGGCGGCTTCGTGCTGACCGCCGGGTCCGTGCTGCTGCTCGTCCTCATGGGTGAGCACGACCGGCCGCTGCTGCTGACGGTGGGCTTCGTGCTGCTCGGCTTCGGCCTCCAGACCACGCTGTTCGCGGCGTACGAGTCGATGCTCAGCGAGGCGCCCGCCGAGAGCGCGGGCGGCGCCGCGGCCATCGGCGAGACGTCGTACCAGCTCGGCGCGGGCATGGGCATCGCCCTGCTCGGCAGCGTCATGAACGCCGCCTACGCGCCCGGCCTCACCGGTGTGCCCGGGGTCCCCGCCGGGGCGAGCGCCGCGGCGGCCAACTCGCTGGGCGAGGCGTACCAGGTCGCGGAGCGGCTCGGCGGCGAGGCCGGGGAGGCGTTGTACCGGGCCGCGCGCCACGCCTTCGTCCACGGGCTCCACGTCACGCTGGTGGTCAGCGCCGCGCTGCTGCTGGCGGGCGCGGTCATGGCGCTGCGGCTGCCCCGGGTGATGGACCCGCAGACCGCCGACCCGGACGACCTCGGCCCGACGGGCCCCGGCCCCGAGGACGGCGGGGGCTCCGACGGCGCGGCCGGCGGTGGCGGGACGGAGGTCCGTACCGGTCCCGGCGGGATCGCCGTCCCCGTGCCGCGCGAGGTGCGTGACGCGCCGGACACGAGCGAAGCCCACGGCGTGTCGCGGGGGGCCGTACGGCACGCCCCGGCGGAGCCGGCCGGCTCTGGACGCACGGCGCACTGA